From the Lathyrus oleraceus cultivar Zhongwan6 chromosome 4, CAAS_Psat_ZW6_1.0, whole genome shotgun sequence genome, one window contains:
- the LOC127073142 gene encoding cell wall / vacuolar inhibitor of fructosidase 1-like, which translates to MLKSLTLLVLILCTTLVVTHSRVIEPNDANTVQQTCSKTPNSALCIQYLNADPKSSTADVNGLALIMVNVIKSKANIAVNKINQLNGSIPPNQKVALKSCADKYNAILVADVPQATEALQKGDPKFAVDGANDAAIEANGCENGFSGKSPLTVENNIVRDASAITSAICRLLL; encoded by the coding sequence ATGTTGAAATCATTGACATTATTGGTTCTCATCTTGTGCACCACTCTTGTTGTAACTCACTCCCGAGTTATTGAACCAAACGATGCTAATACAGTCCAACAAACTTGTAGTAAGACTCCAAATTCTGCACTATGCATTCAATACCTAAATGCAGACCCGAAAAGCTCCACCGCTGATGTGAATGGTTTAGCGCTAATCATGGTTAATGTAATAAAGAGCAAAGCAAATATTGCAGTAAACAAAATCAATCAACTTAATGGAAGTATTCCTCCCAATCAAAAAGTAGCACTTAAGTCTTGTGCTGATAAATACAATGCAATTTTGGTAGCCGATGTTCCACAAGCAACCGAAGCTTTGCAAAAAGGAGACCCTAAGTTTGCAGTAGATGGTGCAAATGATGCTGCTATTGAAGCCAATGGTTGTGAGAATGGCTTCTCTGGAAAATCACCACTCACAGTTGAAAACAATATAGTGCGTGATGCATCCGCTATAACATCGGCTATATGTAGATTGTTGCTCTAG